TCCGCATCCGGAGCTGCAATTTAGTCACGTGCTTCCTTATGGAGCCATCCTGCACGAACGCGGCGTACGGTTTGTTGTATTCAGCCGATCCGCCACGGCGATGCGACTATTGCTATATAAAAACGTCGATGATCGCGAACCAAGCGAAATCATCGACTTCGATCGTGAGACCGATCGCTGGGGGGATATCTGGAGTATCTTTATTCCAGGCCTGTCAGAAGGTCAGCTCTATCACTTTCAAGCCGAAGGGCCCTATAACCCCGACGAAGGCATGCTCTTCGACGGTCGGGCTCGGCTGATCGATCCTTACGCCAAGGCGCTCGCTGGCACATTCCAGTCAGCCGAAGACGGGATCATCCGTCCGCCCAAGTGCGTGGTGGTCGATGAAAGCTTTAACTGGGAAGGGGACCGCCATTTGAAGCGGGACCTGAGCGAATCGATCATCTACGAGATGCACGTCAAAGGGTTCACCGCCGATGAGTCGAGCGGTGTCGATAACCCAGGCACGTATCGCGGCGTGGTCGAGAAAATCCCGTACCTGAAGTCCTTGGGGGTAACCGCGGTCGAGCTGATGCCGATCCACGAGTTCCCCATGATGGACATGATGACCGGGAAAACACCCACCCGCGGCAACTATTGGGGTTACGACTCTATGGCTTTCTTCGCACCTCATCGGGGGTACGCGGCGAGCAAGAAGCCAGGTGGTCAGGTTCGCGAATTCAAAGAGATGGTCAAAGCCTTGCATCAGGCCGGCATCGAGGTCATTCTCGACGTCGTTTACAACCATACCTGTGAAGGGAACGAGAAGGGACCGATCCTCAGCTTCAAGGGGCTCGAGAATCAGGTCTACTACATGCTGGCCAACGGCGGCCGCGAGTATAAGAACTACTCAGGCTGCGGCAACACGGTCAACGGTAACCATCCGATTGTCCGTGAGATGATCTTTAACAGTCTGCGTCACTGGGTGCATAACTACCATGTCGACGGTTTCCGGTTCGACCTCGCGTCGATTCTAAGCCGTGACCGGAGTGGTAATCTGGTGGCGAACCCACCACTGGTCGAAGCCATCGCGGAAGATCCGATGCTGGCCGATACCAAGATCATCGCTGAAGCTTGGGACGCCGCCGGTGCTTACCAGGTCGGTTCGTTCGCCAACTTGCGTTGGGCCGAATGGAACGGTCGGTATCGCGACGACATCCGTAGCTTCTGGAAGGGCGAACCACACAAGCTCGGGGCACTTGCCACACGCTTGGCCGGTTCCAGCGACCTTTACCAGGCCGGTGGCCGTCAGCCGTACCACAGCATTAACTTCATTACGTCGCACGATGGCTTTCCGATGAACGACCTAACGTCGTACAATCACAAGCACAACGAAGCGAACGGCGAAGGGAACCGCGACGGCGACAACCACAACCTGAGTTACAACTATGGTGTGGAAGGTCCAACCAAGCGAACGAGCATCGAGAAGCTTCGCCGGCAGCAGATCAAGAACATGTTCTGCACCTTGCTCATGTCGCAGGGCGTGCCGATGATTTTGATGGGAGACGAAGTACGTCGAACGCAGCACGGCAATAACAATGCCTACTGCCAAGACAACGAAATCTCGTGGCTCGATTGGTCGTTGGTGAAGAAGAACGAC
This portion of the Bremerella alba genome encodes:
- the glgX gene encoding glycogen debranching protein GlgX, which gives rise to MLMVHPHPELQFSHVLPYGAILHERGVRFVVFSRSATAMRLLLYKNVDDREPSEIIDFDRETDRWGDIWSIFIPGLSEGQLYHFQAEGPYNPDEGMLFDGRARLIDPYAKALAGTFQSAEDGIIRPPKCVVVDESFNWEGDRHLKRDLSESIIYEMHVKGFTADESSGVDNPGTYRGVVEKIPYLKSLGVTAVELMPIHEFPMMDMMTGKTPTRGNYWGYDSMAFFAPHRGYAASKKPGGQVREFKEMVKALHQAGIEVILDVVYNHTCEGNEKGPILSFKGLENQVYYMLANGGREYKNYSGCGNTVNGNHPIVREMIFNSLRHWVHNYHVDGFRFDLASILSRDRSGNLVANPPLVEAIAEDPMLADTKIIAEAWDAAGAYQVGSFANLRWAEWNGRYRDDIRSFWKGEPHKLGALATRLAGSSDLYQAGGRQPYHSINFITSHDGFPMNDLTSYNHKHNEANGEGNRDGDNHNLSYNYGVEGPTKRTSIEKLRRQQIKNMFCTLLMSQGVPMILMGDEVRRTQHGNNNAYCQDNEISWLDWSLVKKNDEMRRFVRALIAFRRDQPTVRQKHFLGGYPTGRRGLFDVNWYNNLGTAVDWDSGDSMLTCLFAAPTKDNDSENFGRDVLLLMNGSASPQQFILPPVAKGTSWRMFVDTAATSPSDVYPDLNGPRPPAAGKFVMPERSVRIYVASR